The Helianthus annuus cultivar XRQ/B chromosome 15, HanXRQr2.0-SUNRISE, whole genome shotgun sequence genomic sequence AATGAACCCCTAAATGGCGAAGCAAATCAACTTTAAAAGAGGAGAGTGGATATCAGACCCCGCAAGAGGAGAAAGCTAGAGTGTAAAGAGGGATCACATCCGGCGTAAACACCGCCGGTTCATCAGGATCCGGCAAGGTAGGAGAAAACTGTTCAGGGATGGAAAACGTCTCGACAAAGGACCTCAGATCCTTTGCTGTCAAGACTGATTTGATTACGGAACGACCAGAACGACTCATAGTCGGAAGAAGAACGGCGTTCGAAGAAGAAACGGTGAGCAAAAGGAATTATGATAGGGAAGAAAGGGAATCTGAAAGGTTAGATAGAAAAATTTGAAAGGATACAGGGTATTTAAAAAGGGGCAACTGACATGCAGATAACCGTCCCATCATCAATCtcatcaaaattcaaaaaaggGGCACGTGTTGATAAGGGGATGACTCCCGCTATAGATATCCGGCGAAATAATGGCTAGTGGGGGCGATTGATTACAAATGACCGGGAGAGGGCCCACACACGAAAAGAAAAACTACTCTTTGAACAGTTATGACTCAGCCCCGGATCATGAGCCTCGGGTCTCAgaaccagggactaaagatgacttgacgacgggccaGTGGGAAAGCCCACTTTACCCGCTCTGGGTTATCCTTACAAAGGCCCAATTATACGAAAGCCCACAAAATAGAGTTATCTTGTCCATTAAGGTTTCTCTCCCTTTGTAAAGGGTGGGAAAACCACAAGCAGAAAGGgcagacttcatttaatattgaTAAGAAGAGGATCTCGGCTGGCACATGTACTTTCCGACTAAGGCATTAAATGAGAAGATCATCTGACCGTtaggggtcagacacgtgtctgcacCCCTCGAGGACTCGCCAGGCCGTTGGATCATCTAAGTAAAATATCCCACATGCTTGATAAGGGCCGGATATTATATAAGAGGAACGAGGAAGGGCATAAGGTATGATAAACAGACCATCTCATTTACTGCTCCCATATTTATTTCCGACCAATATTCTCATTTATTACACACATATACATTCGTTTGATTCACACCTACGTGGAAATATTCCGATGACATGCTCATCGGAATAAGCTCCTCTATctttccggcaagtttacttactctcacgccggagcttggtcacgggtCCCCCCTCCGGGGTcccccgtggcgaggctaacggtttgttCTTTTGTAGTAACGGAGATAAAGGCTCTTGACGTCAGCGAAGATCCATCTAACATCATCCGGGAGTTGGGTATTCGACAGTACTAGTGCTACAAAATCTAAAATGGTGCATAAGGATATGGTAATTCTTTTTTACATAATTTTCCACGTGCTTGCTCATATTCCATAACCTATTCAATGGACTTGTGGGTGAATTTTGTGGATGACAAACTTGGATCTCATGACAAAACTAATACATCGTGTAAACCGGTGCAAACTAAAGTGGTGCATAAAGAAAAGTTAACAATAGTAAGTATTTGACAATGTCattattttaactttttttataatttttcataACTTCATTTTAgcggccctatatatatatatatatatatagactttGACTTTATCATGTTAAGACTGCTATTCATATATTTGTTTCCATCTTATATTGCTCCATGTAGCAGCTCCACCAACTAGTCATAGACAAAACACCTCAACTACACTTTATCATGTTAAGACTTCAATTTTGGTAAGCTATTGAAACGGTATGGcgttgaccatcgaattgctaccccctaccacccgcaaacgagtggtcaagtgGAAGTGTCTAATAGGCAAATTATAGAAATTTTGCAAAaggttgttcgatcggactgTAAGGATTGGTCGGCGAAGTtaaatgatgctttatgggcctatcGAACGGcacataaaacacctattggcACTACACCTTACCGCTTGGTTTACGGTAAAAACTGCCACTTACCGGTAGAACTTATACATCGTGTTTTTGCGCAATTAAAGAAGTTAACGTAAAATACGATGATGCAGGTAAGGAAAGAAAGCTAAAGTTGTGCGAGTTGGAAGAGCTTCGGGAGGAGCCATATGAGTGTGCTTCAAAGTATAAGGATGGCATGAAGAGAGCACACGATGCCAAGCTAAAGGTGAAGGAGTTCGtggtgggtcaaaaggtttggctctaTAATTCACGGCTCAAACACTTTCCCGGTAAGCTCAaaagcaagtggatgggcccATATGTGATCACACGGGCCGAGAAGCTAGGAGATGTTACCATTGAGGACCTGAAGGATGGGTCAAAGCAAACGGTTAACGGTCACCGCCTTAAACCGTTCCTTGATGGTAATGAGGAGAAAAACGATGCGAACGTTGAATTGGTAAGCTTCTTGGTAAGCATGCCAACATATGAGTCAAGTAAGGATCGGAAACGTTCGTTGTACAGTTTTGTATATTTTCTATTGTTTGTGTCGTATTGTTTGTTACTATAATCGTTTCCGTTTCACACTAATCTCTTTGATATGTGAAGTTCTAGACATCACGAACGAGTCACAAAGATAAAAGGTATGTCTTAGGCTTGTTGTGTGTATTTGGGACAATACACGGCTTTTCGGGGGGTGGTAGGATCGTTAAACGATTATTTAGTTTTAAAATTTAAACttataaaaattcacaaaaagattttaaataatttttaggattttttttctaGCCAAGGTCCCTTTTGTAAAAAGTTCTTAAAACTTctcatatttttcaaaaaaaaaaagctgaaaattgaaaataataaaaatgggAAAAGGATATAGCGTCGGCGACGGGGCATCATGTCATCGCCGACGATGCTTGCAAAAGGGTCGTCGGGTGGTTGCGTCAGTAGACAGCCAATTAGGCCGTCGGACCACACATCACAAATAACACAGCGTCGGCGACGGGATGTCAAGCCGTCACCGATGGCCTCTCGTTGGATTATCGACGCTGGTTCATCTCAGCCACATATATTCGATCTCAAGTGACCCAAAACCTAATTAAACATAACCCGAACACTTTCTTGACCACCCAATCGACCCATATACTACCCAACCTGATCCTAATTCATCTAAAACCATAGACCACCCTTTCACATCCCACtttcacttcatcttcttcctcaaaTCACCCAAGAACCCTAAAACCTTCAAGCATCCATAACTTCTTCAATTTTAACCAAATCCAGTGATTCTTGGGCCCATTGTGTGTAGATTTTGGAGAGCAATAAAACCCCCCCAACATGGTTTTCACCAATTCTTGCTAGTTTGCAAGATTTGTGAACTTCAAATTTCGGGTTTCTTCAAGAGTGTTCTTCAATTTAGTTGATTTTCATCTTTTACTTGTTTCTCATCATTCTACAACATTAAGGTATGAACTTTACATGATTTTGAGCTTTATTATCCTATGGTATGTTAAATTCTTCCGAAAGTTTTTGAACTTTTGTTTAAAGAGTAGGTTGTTATTATAATGTAGGATGTTATAGCTTGAAATAGTTATGTAAACATGTGATTTGGTTTAGATTAAACATGCAACAAACATGGTGATGTAATTACACTTATTTGTTATTTGATTAAGCATGAGTTTAGTGTTGAACATTGTTAAAAATCTTATGAACTTAGGATTTTTATGTGAAAAATTAATTTTTGATGAATAAATTATGCGACTTCAGAAGTTTAAAATGAGCTAGTTTACATCTAAGGTAATGGAAGTTCAACACAATAACTCATGTTTAAGTTTGAGATGATTTGAGGTTTTTAGTGGTACTGATTATCTTCCTTGTGTTGTTGATTGTAGTAATGGAAAGCAGGAAGAGGACCAAGATTACGGGCCAAAGTTCATCGTCTGGAGCCGACTTGGGCTCAGGGTTATTTAGGAGGAAATGGGAACAACTAAGCAGCGTGGAAGAGAATGACGGTCGGTTATACCATCAAGATTGGGTGTGggaaaagataaaaaaatagtAGTATCGGTGAAACTTGGGAACAAAACAAGAAATACCCACTTTCGAGGTTCAATGATGCACGCCTCGAGGTGAAATTGTGGAAGTGGAAAATGGCGAATGCCACCACCACTATTCTGGAAAGGTAGTACCAGAGAGGATGGTGAATGTGGAGGAATTCCAGACGATTGGCATCGTCCAAATGTTCGAGAGGCTCGGTTGGGAGCGGGTTTTTGATTGTTGTGAGGATATCACACCACGGGTGTATTTGGGGGCGGTGTGTGAATGgttatgtgacaacccgtatttcgaacctattttgtgtaacgttacgtgtttatgtgaactaTATGGGTTGATTGAATGAAATGTTATGTGTTATCAAAATTGGGCCGCGCACTTTGTTTGGTCGCACATCCTCCACTCGGCCCAACCCCACTCGCAACCACCTACCCAACCCGAGACCCCAAGGGCGGCccaatgatgggttcggcccactcatcCCTTGTACGCGTACATGAACAATGAGAGGGTGTAGTTCTTGGTTATTTGCAAGCACACAAGTTACacaaaaccctagaagctctctctctccctctcgtttctcttggaacccgacggcaacactTCTCGACCCTCGAAGATCCTTGTGTTCGGATCATCCTCTCTACACGCCTTAACTCGGTTAGTGTTTCATGATACGTGGTTgatttatattgttatagatCCATGTTTGACTAAGCGGTTAGGGTTGCTTGTGTGATAAATTGTGATGTTCTATATTGTATGTAAATCGTATGTTTTGCAAGTAATCGGTTGATTATATGCTGTCCGAATTATGTTAAGATGATGGTTAAACGAAAGCTTACTAATCGGTTGTGAGATGATTCGGATGGATGTTGTGATGTGTTGTTATGGTTTGTAGTATTGATTGATATATTGTACACATGGTttagggttgcatgatagttCTTGAATCCGTTATCACATGATCTGGTTACATGTTCATAGGTTATTGATTAGTGATTTTGGAATTGATATGAATGTTTGATTGATTCGGGATTATTGGTTCTTGATAACGATATGAACATGCATGACTCTGGATAAAAACTGCTGTTTGATTCGTTTGGATTATagcaaaactgttaattgatttgatttgaaactgccaaatctgtttaCAACTTGTTACGGAAATCATGGACTACAAATCAGGAAGTCAGTTACACACCTTGTCTCGACaagagattgcgagtcgagaactcctagtctcgactcgagaccataacaccggcacaaaacaacacaactcgagaccaaggttgcgggtccggttgcgactcgagaccgtgtagtctcgaccagaccatgatgactcgagaactcgctgttgcgactcgagacttcgaAATCAATATAACCcgagaccgactagtctcgactcgagattcctagtctcgactcgagaccgagaACATGCACACTCTGTTATTGGACTGGCCCACTGTAGAACTGCCatgcttatacgtgaacatgatgatcaatgcttgtacacaacttgttaaTATATATGtggaacatacgtgcaatactagtgtacgaatctgattggtatgataactgtgataggacgtggttgatcactttgTAGCGTAACTGAATtgttgtgtatcataccgagcaatcccaggtgagttcactgcatttctcaagcatgcgtcccggtggtttgggacaactagtaaacatttggaagggaatcttgggtaaacaTTTAAATTGGGTTTTGGTTGTTGAACATGGAGTCAATCATTAAcggattgcctgtagggcaatggggtaattagttgatagcgctattaggtttgacacctcacaccgggctgtaaggacgggcgtgaactaattatctgggcatcattccaatgcttggttaggggcattggggtctggacacttccaggttattaaggggcacactccccggatacatatgggcacactccctagggtatctagcatgttatgAGCAACATCATATCACAACGTTGAATCggcttaacatacatctggtaacaaaacgcgttaacaaaaccctgaactcaccagcgttgtctgacacacttgtctgcatgcttgcaggtcgttagggtTGGAGACagggacttgctatctgggagtgctggagtggtcatggatcgtggCTTTTGATTAAACAGTTGACTTGGTGGTTTTGAAACTTTAAACAATTGGATATTATTTCACTTATGCTTCTGCTAAACATATCTTTTGGATTTAACGTTTGGAATTGGACTTGCTTGGTTAATTAATGACATGTTCATTTAAATACTTGTGTGGTtaaatgtgattggtggctcgtacTCTGATGTGTCGCACCTCCCGCGGTGCTTCCGCTTGTggtgtttttggggtgttacagtttggtatcagagccactggttatagtgaactaggttttaaaacgtttttgtaaaaccagactataaccgaacgccttcgaaaatcgatcatgacactcagctccagattgcaaggttcgtctcttttACTTTGTGCGTCACTTGTTTAGTAATCACACACTCATAACTAGCATGGAATGAAACGTTAGATACTATGGTGACTTGATAATGTGACACTATTCTTTGAATCATATGAATTGTAGCCTTGTGATACCACTTATGTGTAgattgaacgggggaaacttcgaagcgcaagctaagaggctctgagTCGAAcgtgcaaattgccttattattatgggtgcacacttaataataaagcaaggtgcatgcaagtcccagtgagtcTTATTGAGCGTGAGAAGGGTTATGCCTTATTTTGTGTACGAACTTGGTAGTGAATAGATATTAGTGTGATACATGACTTCCACCTTGATCGACTCCTAAATCAGTTCATTTTCaactatagaatcatgagtggacgaggaaacggacgtggcaacatcaacatgactcaggctgagttgactgacttaatcaatacccgtgtggctgaggccttagcagcctatcaagctggtacggaatgtaccaagtacttttTCCTCTTCTACCGCGTACACATCTTTtcactcctataatgtgtttcctttcgtcatttaggtcagcaagtgcaaccccaacccaaccagcctgcgtgtacgttcaaaatgttcatggactgtaagccacagaccttcaccggaactgaaggggctgtgggacttctgagatggttcgagaaagcagagtctgtgtttgctatctgtaactgtcccgctggggacagggtgaaatatgttgcgggtaccttggcggatggtgccctaacgtggtggaatgcctaggtgcagttgttgggcatcgaggcagcgaatgccacaacttgggatgactttaaagaactgatcagggaggagtattgtcctctggatgaggtccagaagttggaaaacgagtactacgacttgaagatggttggatctgaagtcgaagcgtatgtgaagcgatcgtatgaattggctgacatgtgtccgaacttgtcccggcctatgtctcggaggattgagttattcaccAAGGGGCtacctccgcgtgtgaagagtttggtcactgcagcccatctcaatgatttgacacagattgttcgtttgacccacaagattgtggatcaagaggtagaaagtaactcgttaccaccgcgtgtttcAACCACTACAACTGCTGcgcccactgccactgcgtccgctaatgataacaaaagGAAGTGGAGTGACTATGATAAAGCCTCTAGCGCGAGTCAGACACAGAAAAGACCAGATAATAACAACAaccgcagcatcagccagtcgtcttctgtcaatcaaggccaaggGGGTAGTCAAAGTCAGGGTCAGTATGCGgggaggaagccacggtgtaacaagtgtggctatcatcatttcgggccgtgtggtcgaatgtgtaacaggtgtggcaaagcgggccatgaggccagggattgtagggccccacagcccaaacaccagcagcaacagaaccagcagaaccagaggcaacagggacaaccaccccagcagaaccagggtttcaggaaggggtgctatcagtgtggggatgagggtcactttaagcgggattgcccccaaCTAAACCAGAatgctaacgacaacaaccgcccgaataacaacaatgctgggaacaacaataacaacaacgaCAACAATGGGAgaaatggtgctcgaggcagagtgttccagcttggagcaggagatgccaggaatgacgacaacgttgtaactggtacgtttcctgtaaacaatcatattgcttctgtattatttaattccggtgccgattggagttatgtgtccctagaatttagtcgacaattagggataaccccaacacccttAGAAGTTAAGCaggtagtagaactagcagatggtaagacgatagaagcttcgaatgtccttttcgggtgcaaactagatctagtgggtcaggtgtttgatattgatcttcttcccgttacgctcggaagtttcgacatagtagtaggcatggattggttgtctaagcaccaagcagaaattttatgtaaggagaagattgtgcgtatccCTCTACCTGATGGGGAGTCattattagttcaagggcatcgtagtgggacgatggttggtattatctcggccatgcgtgcacagcagtatctacaaaaggggtaccctgcactgttagcgttagttactaaTGCTCAGTCTGAGGAGAGAAAGATTGAAGacctaccagtggtgcgagacttcgctgatgtatttccagaggagctaccagggttacctcctcaccgtcaagtagaatttcagattgatcttgcgccgggagcggctccaattgcacgtgctccttaccgtttagcaccaggGGAATTGCAGGAACTGTCTAACCAACTGCaagagttgttggacaggggctttattcgacccagctcttcgccttggggagccccagttctatttgtaaagaagaaagatgggtcattccgtatgtgcattgattatcgggagctcaacaaggtgaccatcaagaaccgttatccgtTACCccggatcgacgacttgtttgaccagttacaggggtcaagtttctattcgaagatcgatttaagatcgggttatcaccaggtaagggttagggaggAGGATATCCCCaaaacggcttttcgaacgcgctacggccattacgagtttttggtcatgccgtttggattgacaaatgcaccagcggtcttcatggatctcatgaaccgcgtatgtaagccatatctcgatgagtttgttatagtgtttatcgatgacatcttggtttattcaaagaacaaggaggatcacgagcgtcacctacgccttatattggaacttttgagaaaggaacaattgtatgcaaagttttctaagtgtgacttctggattcgagaagtgcatttccttgggcacgttgttaacgaaacggggatacatgtggatcctgcgaaagTGGACGCAGTTaaaaattgggcggcaccaaagactccttctgaggtgcgccaatttcttggtcttgctggatattatcggaggtttattagagatttttcaaaaatcgcacagcctctcacctcgttgacacagaagaacacggtatactcttggggaacgaagcaggaagaggccttccaattgttaaaacagaaactttgtaatgcaccgatcttgtcgttaccagagggtaccgaagattttgtggtttattgtgatgcttcgattcagggtctcggttgcgtgttgatgcaacgcgagaaggtgatagcttatgcttctcgtcagttgaaggtgcacgagaagaactatacgactcacgacttggaattaggagcggtggtgtttgcgttgaagatctggaggcactatttgtacggtaccaaatgcaccatctacaccgaccataggagtcttcagcatatcttcgaccagaaagaattgaacatgcggcaacgacgatgggttgaactgttaaatgattatgaatgtgccatcaagtatcatccgggcaaggcgaacgtcgtagctgacgccctcagcagaaaggataatgcacctaggcgtgtgcgagcgttgcaactcacgatccagtccaatcttccttcccagataagagacgctcagttagaagcgttgaaaccagagaacgttcgagctgaagctttacgcggctcaagacaaCGCCTAGAgcaaaagggagacggtgcttactacgtaaccggatgcatctgggttccactctatggtgacttacgagaacttgtaatggaggaggcgcataagtcacgttactccgtacaccctggatcagataagatgtaccacgacttgaaaactacatattggtggcctagcatgaaagctcacatcgcaacctacgtcagcaaatgtttgacttgtgctaaagtcaaagcggaacatcaaaagccctcaggtctactgcagcaaccagagatacccacatggaagtgggaacagatcgccatggatttcgtgacaggactaccaagaactcaggctggaaacgataccatttgggtgattattgatcgcctcacgaagtcagcgcatttcttagcaatcaaggagacagacaagttttcgcaactagcagcggtttatcttaaagaagtcgtCTCTAGACATGgggtaccaacttctatcatctcagatcgagatccacgtttcacttctgatctttggcaagcaatgcataagtcgttcggttcacgactcgacatgagtaccgcttatcacccgcagacggatggtcaaagcgagcgcaccatccagacacttgaagatatgctacgggcgtgtgtaatcgattttgggaaaggatgggagaagcacttaccgttgatagaattctcctacaacaacagctaccacactagtatacaggcagctccattcgaagcactgtacggacggaaatgccgttcacctctctgttggcttgaggtgggtgatagtcagatcacaggccctgagctCGTGCTTGAGACATCAGAAaacattgtgcagatccgaaaccgtatggccgcagctcgcgatcgccagaaaagctatgctaacaagcgtagtaaaccgttggaattcgaagttaatgatcgcgttatgttaaaggtctcaccctggaagggtgtggtgcgttttgggaaacgcggcaaactaaaccctcgttatgtgggaccattcaaaattctggaacgaattggaaaggtggcctacaggttggaattacctgctgagttgggtaatgtccatgatgtgtttcacgtgtcgcagttaaagaagtgtttggctgacGAAACACtggttgtaccatttcaagagctgaagatagacgacaagttacagtttgtcgaagaaccagttgagattatggatcgggaagttaaagttcgtaagcaTAGTCGTATCCCAATTGTGAgggtccgttggaactcgcgacgtggaccagagttcacatgggaacgcgaggaccagatggagcttaagtatccacatttgttccccaaagacaAGACAAAACCTAGCGAATCTAATGttaatgcaactagtgaatttcgggacgaaatccccattcaagttggggatgatgtgacacccgcggAAAATGCACAGCCATCTTGATTTAGCATTGCACCCCTTTGTGATTTACTTCTGTTTGTGGtgtgcttatcaaatttcgggacgaaatttctttcaagttggggatgatgtgacaacccgtatttcgaacctattttgtgtaacgttacgtgtttatgtgaactaTATGGGTTGATTGAATGAAATGTTATGTGTTATCAAAATTGGGCCGCGCACTTTGTTTGGTCGCACATCCTCCACTCGGCCCAACCCCACTCGCAACCACCTACCCAACCCGAGACCCCAAGGGCGGCccaatgatgggttcggcccactcatcCCTTGTACGCGTACATGAACAATGAGGGGGTGTAGTTCTTGGTTATTTGCAAGCACACAAGTTACacaaaaccctagaagctctctctctccctctcgtttctcttggaacccgacggcaacactTCTCGACCCTCGAAGATCCTTGTGTTCGGATCATCCTCTCTACACGCTTTAACTCGGTTAGTGTTTCATGATACGTGGTTgatttatattgttatagatCCATGTTTGACTAAGCGGTTAGGGTTGCTTGTGTGATAAATCGTGATTTTCTATATTGTATGTAAATCGTATGTTTTGCAAGTAATCGGTTGATTATATGCTGTCCGAATTATGTTAAGATGATGGTTAAACGAAAGCTTACTAATCGGTTGTGAGATGATTCGGATGGATGTTGTGATGTGTTGTTATGGTTTGTAGTATTGATTGATATATTGTACACATGGTttagggttgcatgatagttCTTGAATCCGTTATCACATGATCTGGTTACATGTTCATAGGTTATTGATTAGTGATTTTGGAATTGATATGAATGTTTGATTGATTCGGGATTATTGGTTCTTGATAACGATATGAACATGCATGACTCTAGATAAAAACTGTTGTTTGATTCGTTTGGATTATagcaaaactgttaattgatttgatttgaaactgccaaatctgtttaCAACTTGTTACGGAAATCATGGACTACAAATCAGGAAGTCAGTTACGCACCTTGTCTCGACaagagattgcgagtcgagaactcctagtctcgactcgagaccataacaccggcacaaaacaacacaactcgagaccaaggttgcgggtccggttgcgactcgagaccgtgtagtctcg encodes the following:
- the LOC110898633 gene encoding uncharacterized protein LOC110898633, translated to MQNKGMEGSPEIAAQDNSKCKERKLKLCELEELREEPYECASKYKDGMKRAHDAKLKVKEFVVGQKVWLYNSRLKHFPGKLKSKWMGPYVITRAEKLGDVTIEDLKDGSKQTVNGHRLKPFLDGNEEKNDANVELDVIA